Proteins encoded in a region of the Cydia pomonella isolate Wapato2018A chromosome 3, ilCydPomo1, whole genome shotgun sequence genome:
- the LOC133516307 gene encoding piggyBac transposable element-derived protein 3-like: MPSKRPLKKKALSLNEIIDNLHHLDSDDDLPNEITIFPPENPNTEVTDEDSGDEEFRSLHNLPGSQLRAPAEAIYSSYSENEDSEDDLSLSTLAKKMRTTTENSHENENEPSVSNPRISSTRLPSVLKSQQYKWVNQDNPRERRQWQDREEPKNRQSPMYYYECMMNDQIIELLVYYTNLYASQKNAVGNVTISEMKCFLGILLYSGYVSVPRRYMFWEKSSDTHFDIVYNDPKTCFVAYHTSV; the protein is encoded by the exons ATGCCCTCGAaaag GCCACTGAAGAAAAAGGCTTTAAGCCTTAACGAAATAATTGACAACCTACACCATTTAGATTCTGATGATGATTTGCCAAATGAAATCACTATTTTTCCACCGGAAAATCCGAATACTGAAGTAACTGATGAAGATTCGGGTGATGAAGAATTTCGGTCATTACATAATCTTCCAG GATCTCAGCTAAGGGCTCCCGCGGAGGCTATATATAGCTCATATTCGGAAAATGAGGATTCGGAAGACGATTTATCTTTGTCGACTTTAGCCAAAAAAATGCGTACTACTACCGAAAATTCACATGAAAATGAGAACGAGCCTTCAGTTTCCAATCCTAGAATTAGTTCTACGCGTTTACCTAGTGTACTAAAATCTCAACAGTACAAGTGGGTCAACCAGGATAACCCGAGGGAACGTAGACAGTGGCAAGACCGGGAAGAGCCGAAAAATCGTCAATCTCCTATGTATTACTATGAGTGTATGATGAATGATCAGATAATTGAGCTGTTggtatattatacaaatttgTACGCGAGCCAGAAAAATGCCGTCGGTAATGTAACTATTTCAGAAATGAAGTGTTTTTTGGGAATACTTTTATACAGTGGTTACGTTTCGGTACCACGTCGATATATGTTTTGGGAGAAATCTTCTGATACTCACTTTGACATTGTGTATAATGACCCGAAGACGTGTTTTGTGGCCTATCATACTAGTGTTTAA